The Salvia miltiorrhiza cultivar Shanhuang (shh) chromosome 1, IMPLAD_Smil_shh, whole genome shotgun sequence genome has a window encoding:
- the LOC130990417 gene encoding uncharacterized protein LOC130990417: protein MGGMDLGRWYFEKLKRKLGDGNQTKFWDHAWVGGEPLKVSFPRLYHLSNNREATVGESGRWEGGSWVWELKWRRDIREREREAVSSLTSIIANFCPSAGIKDGWEWTEAADGKYTTKSAYDVIKSRRNENTHHTADNWRVAAVWKTPAPHKSAVTAWRLLRNRLLTCDNLRKRGVLLREEDQVCQQCNDQEETGSHLFTTCAKAQEIWDEIQKWCGINMARPASTAMHWEMFSHCGKNKKVRRLLQMIWIGCVWMLWKKRNERIFEGKESVVGDFIQEIKARTWGWNRTFGVVDIDMNFVSWSSNDLISRLV, encoded by the coding sequence ATGGGGGGAATGGATTTAGGGAGATGGTATTTTGAAAAACTGAAAAGGAAACTAGGAGATGGGAACCAAACCAAGTTCTGGGATCATGCGTGGGTGGGCGGGGAACCTCTGAAAGTCTCTTTCCCGAGGCTGTACCACCTAAGCAACAATAGGGAGGCTACTGTGGGCGAATCCGGAAGGTGGGAAGGGGGGAGCTGGGTCTGGGAATTGAAGTGGCGGAGGGATATcagggaaagagagagggaggcggTGTCATCACTAACAAGTATTATTGCAAACTTTTGTCCTTCTGCAGGTATTAAAGATGGGTGGGAATGGACAGAGGCAGCAGATGGCAAATATACCACCAAATCCGCCTATGATGTGATCAAGTCAAGAAGAAACGAGAATACACATCACACTGCCGACAATTGGAGAGTGGCGGCAGTATGGAAGACGCCTGCGCCTCATAAATCCGCGGTAACAGCGTGGAGACTACTTCGGAATCGATTGCTGACGTGTGACAATCTTAGAAAGAGGGGCGTGCTCTTGCGTGAAGAAGATCAGGTGTGTCAACAATGCAATGACCAAGAGGAGACTGGCTCTCATTTGTTTACCACATGCGCAAAAGCTCAAGAGATTTGGGACGAGATACAAAAATGGTGCGGTATTAATATGGCAAGACCAGCATCGACAGCTATGCATTGGGAAATGTTCAGTCATTGTGGTAAAAATAAGAAGGTGCGGAGGCTGCTGCAGATGATATGGATCGGATGTGTTTGGATGCTTTGGAAGAAAAGAAACGAGAGAATATTCGAAGGAAAAGAGTCGGTAGTCGGTGACTTCATCCAGGAAATCAAAGCTAGAACTTGGGGCTGGAATCGTACATTCGGTGTAGTGGATATTGACATGAATTTTGTATCGTGGAGCTCTAACGATCTTATCTCTCGACTTGTATAA
- the LOC131006817 gene encoding ubiquitin carboxyl-terminal hydrolase 24-like produces MTDNQVLVFGSFTEDEIRSMQCQPQKNDTQIIFGSLDLETLRSVGIFSTKLTELHSPNGSESSIPDNTPNKMLPCDSRSTPVSEVAVVEENGCPNRTICPGDSGLKQLKPAKIDGHASVGSDSAHNLSKKSTTELPDINGVRELFYSENIVLHDSGNGIQQVDSVWSTYKDSNWPNPIRRSFLPRGLVNLGNLCFLNATLQALLSCSPFLELLHELRNSNIPEIGYPTLRAFVDFISDFDMLPDSVEKRNENTALQTGIPFRPVMFDSILKSFTPDIPDNLSGRPRQEDAQEFLSFVMHQMHDELLKLDGQVPNGNGKTASLVSSTDDESEDDNWETVGPRNKTAITRTQSFLPSKLSSIFGGQLKSVVKARGNKASATIQPFILLHLNICPEPICTVEDALRLFSEPETLEGYRISAAGKAEVVTASKSVKISELSEIMVLHLMRFSYGSQGSTKLHKTVHFPLELLVGRELLASPSSEARRYELVATITHHGRDPSKGHYTADARHPNGTWLRYDDASVTPIPKSKVLHDQAYVLFYKQL; encoded by the exons ATGACTGATAATCAG GTGTTGGTTTTTGGATCTTTTACTGAAGATGAGATCAGATCCATGCAATGTCAACCACAAAAGAATGATACACAGATAATATTTGGTTCTTTGGATTTGGAAACTTTAAGATCTGTGGGAATTTTCAGTACAAAATTGACTGAGCTTCATTCACCTAATGGATCTGAGAGTTCAATACCTGATAATACACCAAATAAAATGCTCCCTTGTGATAGCAGAAGTACACCAGTCTCAGAAGTTGCTGTGGTGGAAGAAAATGGGTGCCCCAATCGTACCATCTGTCCTGGCGATAGTGGTTTGAAACAATTGAAGCCCGCCAAAATAGATGGACATGCATCAGTAGGTTCTGATAGTGCACACAATTTATCTAAAAAGTCAACCACAGAGCTGCCTGATATCAATGGAGTGAGGGAGTTATTTTACTCAGAAAATATTGTTTTGCATGATTCTGGAAATGGTATTCAGCAAGTGGACTCTGTATGGAGCACCTACAAGGATTCAAATTGGCCAAATCCTATTCGTAGGAGTTTTTTGCCTAGAGGTTTAGTCAACTTGGGAAACCTTTGCTTTCTCAATGCGACTCTGCAAGCTCTACTATCATGTTCTCCCTTTCTGGAGCTGCTGCATGAGCTAAGAAATAGTAATATACCAGAG ATTGGTTATCCAACATTGCGTGCATTTGTTGATTTCATTTCTGACTTCGACATGCTCCCTGACTCAGTTGAAAAGAGGAATGAGAATACTGCTCTTCAAACTGGAATACCATTTCGGCCTGTCATGTTTGACTCCATATTGAAGAGTTTCACTCCTGATATTCCTGATAACTTATCAGGCAGGCCTAG ACAAGAAGACGCGCAAGAGTTCCTAAGTTTTGTCATGCATCAGATGCATGATGAATTGCTTAAACTTGACGGGCAAGTTCCAAATGGAAATGGAAAAACTGCATCATTGGTCTCTTCGACTGATGATGAAAGTGAGGATGACAACTGGGAGACTGTTGGTCCAAGGAATAAAACTGCAATAACAAGAACTCAGAGTTTTCTACCCTCAAAGTTGAGTTCCATTTTTGGTGGTCAATTAAAAAGTGTGGTGAAGGCAAGAG GTAACAAGGCCTCTGCTACCATACAGCCATTTATCCTGCTCCACCTTAATATTTGTCCTGAGCCTATCTGTACAGTAGAAGATGCACTTAGATTGTTTTCTGAGCCAGAAACACTTGAAGGGTATAGAATATCAGCAGCTGGAAAG GCTGAGGTGGTAACTGCCAGTAAATCTGTTAAGATTTCGGAGCTTTCTGAAATTATGGTTTTGCATTTGATGCGCTTTAGCTACGGAAGCCAAGGAAGCACCAAATTGCACAAAACTGTGCATTTTCCTTTGGAGCTGCTTGTTGGCCGTGAATTGCTCGCATCTCCAAGCTCTGAG GCTAGAAGGTACGAACTGGTTGCTACGATCACTCATCATGGTAGGGACCCTTCAAAGGGACACTACACTGCAGATGCACGTCACCCCAATGGTACATGGCTGCGTTATGATGATGCCTCCGTCACACCCATTCCTAAAAGCAAGGTGCTGCACGACCAGGCATACGTTCTCTTCTACAAACAATTGTAG